One part of the Arachidicoccus terrestris genome encodes these proteins:
- a CDS encoding response regulator — protein sequence MEQCILIYEDDRDLLELCKIILTGPGRTIRTFSRCENIVSDVERFHPDLILMDLWIPEIGGKKAIELVKEDRGNDHIAVILFSANAEIAQISDDIGADGYLKKPFDLMNFKKTVERHLCN from the coding sequence ATGGAACAGTGCATTTTAATTTATGAAGACGACAGAGACCTGTTAGAATTATGCAAAATTATTCTAACAGGTCCTGGCAGGACGATCAGAACTTTCAGTAGATGTGAAAACATTGTTAGTGATGTGGAACGCTTCCATCCTGATTTGATTCTGATGGACCTGTGGATACCTGAAATTGGCGGGAAGAAAGCGATAGAGCTGGTGAAAGAAGACAGAGGTAATGATCATATTGCTGTTATTTTGTTTTCCGCAAATGCGGAGATCGCCCAGATAAGCGATGATATCGGAGCGGATGGCTATCTGAAAAAGCCTTTTGATTTGATGAACTTTAAAAAGACGGTTGAAAGACATTTATGTAATTAA
- a CDS encoding DUF2383 domain-containing protein produces MEQSAKLVCQVNKIIQMHLDRGLGYQKARSLVADDALRALFEQCMQQSYHFADKLQAAMALQGMETHAKPSWAGAVYRGWMMVRVAVCARKDRAALCCSVAAERMMGLSYELLCSNKYLQYYFPLLKFTFLKQHFSLTKTREDLESLLIRYRRDTSRGIDGKTFSVVNHLSNEPSAS; encoded by the coding sequence ATGGAACAAAGTGCAAAATTAGTCTGTCAGGTAAATAAAATTATACAAATGCATCTGGATCGCGGACTGGGTTATCAAAAAGCGCGGTCTCTGGTGGCAGATGATGCCTTAAGGGCCTTATTTGAGCAATGTATGCAACAAAGTTATCACTTTGCAGATAAGCTTCAGGCGGCGATGGCGCTGCAGGGCATGGAAACTCATGCCAAGCCTTCATGGGCCGGAGCGGTGTACAGGGGGTGGATGATGGTCCGGGTAGCCGTTTGTGCAAGGAAAGACCGTGCGGCGCTTTGTTGCAGTGTGGCAGCAGAAAGAATGATGGGTTTAAGTTACGAACTTCTTTGTTCTAATAAATATCTGCAATATTATTTTCCCTTATTAAAATTTACTTTTCTGAAACAGCATTTTAGTTTAACCAAAACAAGGGAGGATCTGGAATCCTTATTAATACGCTACAGAAGGGATACGAGCAGGGGTATCGACGGCAAAACATTTTCTGTGGTAAATCACCTGTCAAACGAACCGTCAGCATCCTGA
- a CDS encoding ferritin-like domain-containing protein produces the protein MTTNEKVVDKLNSLIQINEDRKEGYQKAWEQSEDLSLKTLFDQFSKQSARNIVDLGMAVESYGGIPAERTSISGDAYRAWMDIKDALTTNQRKTVLASCERGEDAAVGTYNDVLKDSQDLDNNLIGVITMQSRDIEKAHDQIKALRDSA, from the coding sequence ATGACAACCAATGAAAAAGTAGTAGATAAATTGAATTCACTTATTCAGATCAATGAAGATAGAAAAGAAGGGTACCAGAAAGCATGGGAGCAAAGTGAGGATCTGAGCTTAAAGACACTTTTTGATCAATTTTCAAAACAGAGTGCGCGTAATATTGTTGATCTGGGGATGGCTGTTGAGAGCTATGGCGGAATTCCGGCTGAGCGGACAAGTATAAGCGGGGATGCTTACCGGGCATGGATGGACATTAAAGACGCCCTGACGACCAATCAACGTAAAACAGTACTCGCCAGCTGTGAAAGGGGTGAAGACGCGGCTGTTGGTACATATAATGACGTATTGAAGGATAGCCAGGATCTGGATAATAATTTAATTGGCGTTATTACGATGCAATCCCGTGATATCGAAAAAGCACATGATCAAATTAAAGCACTTAGGGACAGTGCCTAA
- a CDS encoding DUF421 domain-containing protein: MLDADFWGQAESLSVSQMAIRGAVIFWVGYLLLRIGGWKIFGKKSALDYVIIIVIGSVLSKIIIGDAAFFPATAACLTMVLFHRLISRLCARFNWLSHLLEGKPIPLYGDGQIYWKNLRASSISYQEFMQSLRLEMNTENLQTIESAMLESSGRISFIPKQNN; the protein is encoded by the coding sequence ATGTTGGATGCGGATTTTTGGGGGCAGGCCGAATCTCTTAGTGTTAGTCAGATGGCTATCCGTGGTGCTGTTATTTTCTGGGTAGGCTATTTATTGTTACGCATCGGGGGATGGAAGATCTTCGGCAAAAAATCCGCCTTGGATTATGTGATTATAATTGTTATTGGTTCAGTCCTTTCCAAAATAATTATCGGCGATGCCGCATTTTTTCCGGCAACAGCCGCGTGCCTGACGATGGTGCTTTTTCACAGGTTGATTTCCAGACTTTGTGCAAGATTTAACTGGTTAAGCCATTTGCTGGAAGGTAAGCCGATCCCTTTATATGGTGATGGTCAGATCTATTGGAAAAACCTAAGGGCATCCAGCATTAGCTATCAGGAATTTATGCAAAGCCTTCGTTTGGAGATGAATACAGAAAATCTTCAGACGATAGAGTCGGCTATGCTGGAGAGCAGTGGTAGGATTAGTTTTATTCCTAAACAGAATAACTGA
- a CDS encoding NAD(P)/FAD-dependent oxidoreductase: protein MKVVIIGGGFAGMHLAKALVKQKNMDVHLVDVNNYNFFPPLLYQVSTAFIESYNISYPFRRMFQDHKNFTFHMGSLLNVDPDEHYIITTNEKIDYDQLVLSMGCETNYFGNDALAKEALPMKSIHDAINLRNHLLLMLEKASRLPEADIYPYTTIVIAGGGPTGVEIAGMLAEMQREIIPKDYSKKVCKHIQIYLVDMDSALLRTMSEKAGKEALAVLDKMGINIKLNVAVKNYVDHKVYFSDGEIIKSHTLIWASGVKANHVPGIPASSLAKNGRIYVNEYNKVDGIEDVFCLGDQCLMQADPAYQKGHPQLAQVAIQQGNLLAQNLRHLAKQQPLEPFRYVNKGSMAIIAKYKAVVDLPKGFFKGFFAWLAWLFIHLIPIAGFRNKVKLFFSWSWSFLTNDPTLRLIIRPRKKYFTEENTRPK, encoded by the coding sequence ATGAAAGTAGTTATAATAGGTGGAGGGTTTGCCGGCATGCACCTGGCCAAAGCATTAGTAAAACAAAAAAATATGGATGTTCATCTGGTGGACGTCAATAATTACAACTTCTTTCCGCCTCTACTTTATCAGGTATCAACTGCCTTTATTGAATCCTATAATATCAGCTATCCATTTCGCAGGATGTTTCAGGATCATAAAAACTTCACCTTTCATATGGGGTCATTATTAAATGTTGATCCCGATGAGCATTATATTATTACCACAAATGAAAAAATAGATTATGACCAGCTCGTACTTTCAATGGGCTGTGAAACCAATTACTTCGGTAATGATGCGTTGGCAAAAGAAGCGCTACCCATGAAGTCCATACACGATGCTATCAATTTACGAAACCATCTATTACTCATGCTGGAGAAAGCTTCCAGACTACCGGAAGCTGACATCTATCCCTACACCACAATTGTTATTGCGGGAGGCGGGCCAACCGGCGTTGAAATCGCCGGTATGCTGGCAGAAATGCAAAGAGAAATCATTCCTAAGGATTATTCTAAAAAGGTCTGCAAACATATACAAATCTACCTGGTGGATATGGACAGCGCGCTGCTGCGGACGATGAGTGAAAAGGCGGGCAAGGAAGCGCTGGCGGTGTTAGATAAAATGGGCATCAACATAAAGCTCAATGTAGCTGTTAAAAACTATGTAGATCATAAAGTTTATTTTTCCGACGGAGAGATCATCAAGTCCCATACACTGATCTGGGCAAGTGGCGTAAAGGCCAATCATGTACCCGGGATACCGGCCTCTTCCCTGGCTAAAAACGGGAGGATTTATGTAAACGAGTACAACAAGGTAGACGGCATAGAAGATGTATTTTGCCTGGGAGACCAGTGCCTGATGCAAGCGGACCCTGCTTATCAGAAAGGCCATCCGCAACTCGCACAGGTAGCTATCCAACAAGGTAATTTACTGGCCCAAAACCTCAGGCATCTTGCCAAGCAGCAACCACTTGAACCTTTCCGCTATGTCAACAAAGGTTCCATGGCCATTATCGCCAAATACAAGGCAGTGGTGGATCTGCCTAAAGGATTTTTTAAAGGATTTTTTGCCTGGTTGGCTTGGTTGTTCATACACCTCATCCCGATTGCAGGATTCAGAAACAAAGTAAAACTATTCTTTTCCTGGAGCTGGTCGTTTTTAACGAATGACCCCACCCTCCGGCTTATTATCCGGCCCCGTAAAAAATATTTCACGGAAGAGAATACCAGGCCCAAATAA
- a CDS encoding YciE/YciF ferroxidase family protein, whose translation MKNTNDTNVLSKNTKKTGVSASMAKSPFHKLFVDGLKDIYWAEKHLVKELPKMSKNATSEELKSAIDGHLEETKGHVERLESVFENLGLKPQAKKCEAMAGLTKEAAEIMEETESDTMVRDCGIIMAAQKVEHYEIATYGCLTEWAKQMGHREAAKLLYATLEEEKAADQKLTDVAENDINEEGMEE comes from the coding sequence ATGAAAAACACAAATGACACCAACGTATTATCAAAAAACACTAAAAAAACAGGCGTATCTGCTTCAATGGCCAAGTCTCCTTTTCATAAACTATTTGTAGATGGGTTAAAGGATATTTATTGGGCGGAGAAGCACTTGGTTAAGGAACTCCCAAAAATGAGCAAGAACGCGACATCTGAGGAGTTAAAGTCAGCCATTGACGGACACCTGGAAGAAACCAAAGGTCATGTGGAGCGGCTCGAATCCGTGTTTGAAAATCTGGGGTTGAAGCCACAGGCAAAAAAATGCGAGGCGATGGCGGGTTTAACCAAAGAAGCCGCAGAAATCATGGAGGAAACTGAAAGTGATACAATGGTACGTGATTGCGGGATAATCATGGCAGCGCAAAAAGTGGAACACTATGAGATTGCCACCTATGGCTGCCTGACGGAATGGGCAAAACAAATGGGGCATAGAGAAGCTGCGAAACTTTTATATGCTACTCTGGAGGAAGAAAAAGCGGCCGACCAGAAGCTGACGGATGTTGCCGAAAATGATATTAATGAGGAAGGGATGGAAGAGTAG
- the ku gene encoding non-homologous end joining protein Ku yields MRSIWTGSIAFGLVNIPVKLFSAIDEKGLDLDMLDKKDLGHIKYKRVNENTGKEVLWENIVKGFEVDGKYIVLTDQDFEKASPEKTKLINLELFTKTEQIDVILFDRAYYVAPAKGGERAFELLEEALKKTAMAGVGTFVLRNKEKPVILRSAHNVLLLHTLRFIHEIRDPSEFVTKKATTNKKELEMATGLIKTLEGDFNINQFKDTYTEQLLKLIKAKASGKKLPAAPKVLEKPSTDLVAQLQKSLALHNDGNSGKKSAKTKTAARKPATKKAKQVSKTKKK; encoded by the coding sequence ATGCGTTCTATCTGGACAGGTTCTATCGCTTTTGGACTGGTGAATATCCCGGTAAAGCTCTTTTCGGCCATAGACGAAAAAGGTTTAGATCTCGATATGCTGGATAAAAAAGACCTTGGACATATCAAATATAAGCGCGTAAATGAAAACACAGGTAAGGAAGTGCTTTGGGAGAATATCGTCAAGGGATTCGAAGTCGACGGGAAATATATCGTTTTGACAGATCAGGACTTCGAGAAAGCCAGCCCGGAAAAAACCAAATTAATAAACCTTGAACTATTTACAAAAACGGAGCAAATAGATGTCATATTATTCGACCGGGCCTATTATGTTGCGCCGGCCAAGGGCGGTGAAAGAGCATTTGAATTATTAGAAGAAGCGCTGAAAAAAACAGCAATGGCGGGTGTCGGCACCTTTGTACTCAGAAATAAAGAAAAACCCGTTATCCTGCGCTCAGCGCACAATGTATTACTGCTGCATACCCTAAGGTTCATTCACGAAATCAGAGACCCTTCAGAATTTGTGACAAAAAAGGCAACGACAAACAAAAAAGAGCTGGAAATGGCCACCGGTCTGATAAAGACACTCGAGGGGGACTTTAATATCAACCAATTTAAGGATACCTATACGGAACAACTACTTAAATTAATTAAAGCGAAGGCAAGTGGTAAAAAATTACCGGCCGCCCCGAAAGTATTGGAAAAACCTTCTACCGATCTCGTTGCGCAGCTTCAAAAAAGCCTTGCGCTTCATAATGACGGTAACAGCGGGAAGAAATCAGCTAAAACAAAAACCGCGGCCCGGAAACCCGCCACAAAAAAAGCAAAGCAAGTCAGTAAAACGAAGAAAAAATAA
- a CDS encoding histidine kinase dimerization/phospho-acceptor domain-containing protein has translation MLDAHTHYEFQRLPFPMELLRGTCEKLAALWPDLRICVFSAEIINEEISEFKTLLGDPAFNDGLRKYSDILVSCMKDQKPYFHGSDLICPDLLAVLPFMCFSANDGKSELVESAEFSHGIHLMRKGVFCLWRVGNTTPTLDKKDRGLLDIVVEQLSLYNTLYCVMFRYSLRAKKLRHDLRTPLTSVTMIGGLLEQEKENMELREIGEMLHSASEKMDGLLNAFRSEMQS, from the coding sequence ATGTTGGATGCGCATACTCATTATGAATTTCAACGATTGCCATTCCCGATGGAACTGCTTCGGGGTACCTGTGAAAAGCTGGCTGCGCTCTGGCCTGATCTAAGAATATGTGTCTTTTCAGCGGAGATTATAAATGAAGAAATATCTGAATTTAAAACACTGCTGGGCGATCCGGCTTTTAATGACGGGCTAAGGAAATATTCAGATATTCTTGTCTCCTGTATGAAAGACCAAAAGCCTTATTTTCATGGGAGTGATCTGATTTGTCCGGATTTACTGGCGGTACTGCCGTTTATGTGTTTTTCTGCAAATGACGGTAAGTCGGAACTTGTTGAAAGTGCTGAATTTAGCCATGGAATTCATTTAATGCGAAAAGGAGTGTTCTGTCTTTGGCGTGTCGGCAACACCACACCCACATTGGATAAAAAAGACCGGGGCCTGCTTGATATTGTGGTTGAGCAGCTCAGTTTGTATAATACATTGTATTGCGTTATGTTCCGTTATAGCCTGCGGGCTAAAAAGTTGCGCCATGATCTGCGAACACCCCTTACGTCCGTTACCATGATTGGCGGCTTATTAGAACAGGAGAAAGAAAACATGGAGTTGCGGGAAATAGGAGAAATGCTGCACAGCGCGTCAGAGAAAATGGATGGGCTTTTGAATGCGTTCCGGTCTGAAATGCAAAGTTAA
- a CDS encoding low affinity iron permease family protein, whose protein sequence is MGKNSKNVTSGKANQALASQANTANSAKLQGPDTKRRRTSRLGRIFDRFSGKVTIITGSPWSFIVAFLVIVVWGVSGPIFDYSDTWQLVINTGTTIVTFLMVFVIQQSQNKDTMALQMKLNELIASNKRASNRLIDVEDLTEEELVLIKDYYIKLSSISKREKELQRSHSIEEMETSQIEEEIEVNEPAENKAKKRNQKASDVDQ, encoded by the coding sequence ATGGGAAAAAATAGTAAGAATGTGACATCTGGGAAGGCCAACCAGGCACTTGCTTCCCAAGCTAATACGGCGAATTCGGCTAAACTGCAAGGTCCGGATACGAAAAGGCGGAGAACGAGCCGCCTGGGCCGTATATTTGACCGGTTTTCAGGTAAGGTAACGATTATAACAGGGTCTCCCTGGTCTTTTATCGTTGCGTTTCTGGTTATTGTCGTCTGGGGTGTCAGTGGCCCTATCTTTGATTATTCAGATACCTGGCAGCTCGTTATTAATACAGGAACGACTATTGTGACATTTTTGATGGTTTTTGTCATTCAGCAGTCTCAGAATAAAGATACGATGGCCTTGCAGATGAAGCTCAACGAATTGATCGCTTCCAATAAGCGAGCCAGTAACCGCCTGATTGACGTTGAAGACCTGACAGAAGAAGAGTTAGTGTTGATCAAGGATTATTATATCAAGTTGTCTTCTATTTCCAAAAGGGAAAAGGAATTACAGCGATCTCACTCCATTGAGGAAATGGAGACCTCTCAGATTGAAGAGGAAATCGAGGTAAATGAGCCTGCAGAGAACAAGGCGAAGAAGAGAAATCAGAAGGCGTCTGATGTAGATCAGTAG
- a CDS encoding CinA family protein, giving the protein MGTHQKDQIQKIVDDCSQLLVKRRKRIAFAESATAGYLMAAFACAEHSDVLSGGVVCYDAAIKTNLLSVSPSMIDQFTAESIPVTEAIAAGLANLISADYHIGVTGLLKPGGSETDEKPVGTIYTSILEKGEKLTNKTVFSGTPEQIRDQCLENICMLLIEKMTLSNL; this is encoded by the coding sequence ATGGGAACCCACCAAAAAGACCAAATTCAAAAAATTGTTGATGACTGTAGCCAGTTGCTGGTCAAACGTCGCAAAAGGATCGCTTTTGCTGAAAGTGCCACCGCCGGATACCTGATGGCCGCATTTGCCTGCGCCGAGCATTCTGACGTCCTTAGCGGTGGCGTTGTCTGCTATGACGCAGCCATCAAGACAAATTTATTGTCTGTCAGCCCATCCATGATTGACCAATTTACAGCCGAGTCTATACCTGTCACAGAAGCGATTGCTGCCGGACTGGCCAACTTAATATCTGCGGACTATCATATCGGCGTAACCGGGCTACTCAAGCCAGGCGGCAGTGAGACGGATGAAAAACCGGTAGGAACCATCTACACGAGCATACTTGAAAAGGGAGAGAAACTCACGAATAAAACTGTCTTTTCAGGTACGCCTGAACAGATCCGGGACCAGTGTCTGGAAAATATCTGTATGTTACTGATAGAAAAAATGACACTTTCCAACCTCTGA
- a CDS encoding DUF4142 domain-containing protein, protein MKNNNSLKKYRCLMQARFKTGAVLMASMLFAVMMFIGCKGGGNADRNGVDSAMDINDQKIDDSTTAVATNEANFLVEAANGGMTEVQAGQIAQEKATNDDVKKFAAKMVEDHTKLNDQLKSLASKLNVTIPSAINGNSQSMIDKLNNAKSVDFNKTYMDMMVEDHNKDVDFFQKTAANASNPEIHDFVTNALPILQSHQQMAKKIQASLK, encoded by the coding sequence ATGAAAAATAATAATAGTTTAAAAAAATATCGGTGCCTGATGCAGGCCCGCTTTAAAACGGGTGCCGTCCTAATGGCAAGTATGCTGTTTGCCGTGATGATGTTCATCGGCTGCAAAGGCGGGGGAAATGCCGACAGAAATGGTGTCGATAGCGCCATGGATATTAATGACCAGAAAATCGATGACAGCACGACCGCCGTTGCAACCAATGAGGCTAATTTTTTGGTCGAGGCGGCCAACGGCGGCATGACAGAAGTACAGGCAGGCCAGATTGCCCAGGAGAAGGCTACAAATGACGATGTAAAGAAATTTGCGGCGAAAATGGTAGAAGACCATACGAAATTGAATGACCAGCTTAAATCCCTGGCCAGTAAACTGAATGTAACAATTCCTTCTGCTATCAATGGTAATAGTCAATCCATGATTGACAAACTTAATAATGCCAAGTCGGTGGATTTTAATAAGACTTATATGGATATGATGGTAGAGGATCACAATAAGGATGTGGATTTTTTTCAGAAAACCGCAGCGAACGCTTCCAATCCTGAAATACACGATTTTGTGACAAATGCGTTACCTATTTTACAGTCTCACCAGCAAATGGCCAAAAAGATCCAGGCATCTCTTAAATAA